In the Sulfurivermis fontis genome, AATGCCCAGGCCGAAACCCTCACCCTTCCCCACCAGGGGCTGCAGGTCAGCGCCGAACTGGAACGGGCCGGCGACGACTGGAAGGCCGGGCCGGTGATCCTGATGCTGCACGGCACCCTGGCGCACAACCGCATGGAGATCATCAGCACCCTGCAGCAGGCCTTTCTTGAGCGCGGCTACAGCTCCCTGGCGGTGAATCTCAGCCTGGGCCTGAGCGCACGCGAGGGCATGTACGACTGCGCCGCGCCGCACCGTCACCTGCACACCGACGCGGTGGACGAGGTCGGGCTGTGGCTGGACTGGCTCAAGGGGCAGGGTGTGCAGTCCGTCGTGCTGTTCGGCCACTCGCGCGGCGGCAACCAGATTGCCCGCTACGCCGCCGCCCACGACAGCGCCCTGATCCGAAGCGTGGTCCTCGCCGCGCCGCAGACCTGGAGTGCCGGCTACGATGAAAAGAACTACCAGACCCGCTACGGCAAACCCCTCGCCACCGAGCTGAAGAGAGCCGAGGCCCTGGTGGCCAAGGGCCAGGGCGACACGCTGATGCAGCCGGTGGATATCCTCTACTGCCAGCAGACCGCCGCCACAGCCCATGCCTTCCTCTCCTACCACCAGCCCGACCCGCGCATGGACACGCCGACCGTGCTGCGCGAGGTGCGCAAACCCACATTGGTGATCGCCGGGTCCGCAGACGAAACCGTACGCGACCTGCCCGAACGCATGAGCGCTGCCAACCCCGGCGCCCATGCCCAACTCGTCACCATCGACGGCGCCGACCACTTCTTCCTCGACCTCTACGCCGAGGAGCTGGCCGACGCCGCAGCGGGGTTCATCGAGGCGCACTGACCACCATCTTTCGGACTGCGGCTACCCGGCCACGGTCCCACTTCCGAAAACCCCACACCAAGTAATTTTTATCCATTACTTGATTATTTTTATCAGGATTATATATTAGCGATTAAATAGGTTATTAAATGCCTGCAACCCATTAAGCCCGATAGGAGGTGCATCATGGCCGGCAGCCTGATCAACAACTTTCCCCACGATGGCGTGGTCACCATCAACCGCGTGATCCTCAAGCCCGGATACTCCGTCGACGACCTGCAGGAGCGCGTCGCCCTGCTGTGCGAAAACGTGAAGACCTACCACTCCACCACCGGCTTCGTCGGCGGCTTCGTCGCCCTCAACAGCGGCGCCGTCTCCAACGAGGGGTCCACCATCGGCCAGGCGGTGGAGAGTCCGCTCAAGGGCAAGGAGGCGCTGATCATCACCTTCTGGCGCTCCTTCGCCGAGCATGAGGAATCGCACAAGTCGCCCACCTTCCAGCCGCTGTTCAAGGAGGTGCTGGAACTGTGCGAAAACGGCAACGAGGAGATCGCCTACGAGATGCTGTGGTCCGGCGCCGCCTATGATGCGGACGAGGCGCGCCAAGCCCAGGAGGCCAAGGCCAAGTACGCCGCGTAATGGTCTAATCTTGTAGTTCAGCAGCCGTCATACCCACATCCGCTGCTGCAGCCCCCGCCGGTCGTCCACCGGCGGGGGCTGTTTTTTATGGGCCTGCCGGGCGGGCTTCAGCCCGCCCGGCAGCGTGAGGGGCATCCCCTGGAGCCGCGCCCCGGCACTTGCCCGCCACAGTAACCGCGTATTACAGTCCCCCATCGGCCACGACATAACTATAAATCGATGGGCGAATCCCCCTACCTGCTGATCGTGCTCACCTCCGCCTTGGCCGGCCTGGTCGCCGGCTTCGTAATGCACCGATCCGATTTCTGCGTCACCGCCATGTTCCGCGACCTGTTCCTGGTGCGCGACTTCTTCCTGCTGCGCATGCTGGTCTTGCTGGTGGTGGTGAGCATGGCGGCCTTCGAGCTGGGCCGCGCCGGCGGCCTGCTCGGCCCCTACCCGTTCCCCCTGCTCGGCCCCGGCTCGCTGGCCACCCTCATCGGCGGCGTGCTGTTCGGCATCGGCATGGTGCTGGCCGGCGGCTGCGTGGTGGGCACGCTGTACAAGCTGGGCGCCGGCAGCGTGGTCAGCGCCGTCGCCTTCGTCGGCCTGCTGGCCGGCTCCGCGCTGTATGCCGAATGGCACCCGTGGTGGAGCGCCTTCGCCCGCGCCACCAGCTTCGACCCGGCCATCACCCTGCCGCAGGCCCTGGACATCGACCCGGCGCTGCTGATCCTGCCGCTGGCCGGCCTCGGCGCCGTTTACCTCTACCGCAGCCAGCGCCGCGGCCTGCTCACCCGCCCGGCCTATGCCACGGGCCACATACCGCCCTGGCAAACGGCGCTGATCCTGAGCGCGGTCGGCTTCGTCTCCTGGCTGCTGGTGGGCATGCCCCTGGGGATCACCACCTCCTACGCCAAGCTGGGTGCCACGCTGGAGGCGCTGGTCTGGCCGGAACATGTGGCG is a window encoding:
- a CDS encoding ligand-binding protein SH3, with product MAGSLINNFPHDGVVTINRVILKPGYSVDDLQERVALLCENVKTYHSTTGFVGGFVALNSGAVSNEGSTIGQAVESPLKGKEALIITFWRSFAEHEESHKSPTFQPLFKEVLELCENGNEEIAYEMLWSGAAYDADEARQAQEAKAKYAA
- a CDS encoding alpha/beta hydrolase gives rise to the protein MKRLLTALLLLASLGNAQAETLTLPHQGLQVSAELERAGDDWKAGPVILMLHGTLAHNRMEIISTLQQAFLERGYSSLAVNLSLGLSAREGMYDCAAPHRHLHTDAVDEVGLWLDWLKGQGVQSVVLFGHSRGGNQIARYAAAHDSALIRSVVLAAPQTWSAGYDEKNYQTRYGKPLATELKRAEALVAKGQGDTLMQPVDILYCQQTAATAHAFLSYHQPDPRMDTPTVLREVRKPTLVIAGSADETVRDLPERMSAANPGAHAQLVTIDGADHFFLDLYAEELADAAAGFIEAH
- a CDS encoding YeeE/YedE family protein — its product is MGESPYLLIVLTSALAGLVAGFVMHRSDFCVTAMFRDLFLVRDFFLLRMLVLLVVVSMAAFELGRAGGLLGPYPFPLLGPGSLATLIGGVLFGIGMVLAGGCVVGTLYKLGAGSVVSAVAFVGLLAGSALYAEWHPWWSAFARATSFDPAITLPQALDIDPALLILPLAGLGAVYLYRSQRRGLLTRPAYATGHIPPWQTALILSAVGFVSWLLVGMPLGITTSYAKLGATLEALVWPEHVAALAYFQVQGLEYTPPFAAAAVRGGAGPQLDAIAAIQYPLIVGIIGGAAVSALLVREWRLHWRIPPRHYASALLGGMLLGAAARMVPGCNIWHLWGGVPILAVQSLLFLLGILPGTWIGSRLLVRFVIR